The following is a genomic window from candidate division KSB1 bacterium.
TGAGTTGCGGTGCGATTATACCAATTTTAGGGTCATCAAGCATCTGCATCAGTAAATTCAAATCTCCGGTCACCCGAACATCCGGATTGAGCAGCAATACACTTTGACCCTGGACACAGCGCAGGCCTTCATTAATTCCGCGAGTATACCCTTTATTGACAGGACTGGCAATAATAGTAAATTGAGTAAACGACAGGGCAAATGCATTTTGATGCGAGTACAGGATATCCAGAGTTGCGTCTGTACTGGCGTTATCTACAATCACCACCTGAGTGGAGACATGACAAGATTGAACCAAAGAACAGAGGCAGTCGAGAATATAGGATGAACTGTTGTAGGTCACGATCACGACGGACAGTTCTATTTGCATAAACTCATCCTGTCATTCCTGAAACGTTCGCCGGATTCAAGTCTAAATTATTCTTCACTTTCGTCCAGTTTTTTCTGGAGAAAATCGATTTTTGATTGATACCATTCGTTATTTGGGTTTTTACTGATCAGGGTTTTAAATACCTCAATAGCTTTGGCATATTGCCCCTGAGCCGCATAGATTTCTCCCAGGGTCGGAGTTACAAAATTTTCACTATCGTTTTCATTCTCCGCATGGCTTTTTTGGGGGGGCTCAACCGGCTCTTTGGCAGCAGGTGGTTCAGGTTTGAACGCCTCTTTGGCAGCAGGTGGTTCAGGTTTGAATGCCTCTTCGTCTTCGTCAGAGTCAGAACCAGAAGTTGGATCATTGATATCAAGACTTGCCAGGAAATCGTTCAAAGAGTCTTCATCCGAGGATTTGAATGCCTCTGATTCATCTTCCTCGGCATTAACAGAAGCCGAAGAAGCTTCTTCGGGCTCTTCAAAAGGATTGTAGGGCTCTTCTTTTTCATCCTCGTCTTCTATCATTGAAAAAACTCCGGGGAAATCAAAATCTTCATTGCCTGCATCCTGTAATATTTTTTCCTCCGGAGTCATATCTTCATCCTCTGAATCATCAGCAAAAAGATCATCCTGATCAAACTCCATTGCCTCGTCCGATTCTTCCTTTTGATCCAACTCGGGTGAGCTTTTGTCTGTTTGCTCCTCATCAAAATTCGGACTGAAAATATCATCGAGTAATTCTGTAAAATGGGATTCTTCCTCTTCATAACCCGGTTGATCAAGATCAAGTTTTTGCGCTTCCTCTTTCTCATTTTCGGAATGACCCAAGGAAAAGGCATCATCAGAGGTCAATTCATCCGTCTCAAACGATTTTTCTTCTTCACTGGTGAGGGTTTCGCTCGTGAAAGGTTCTTCCGGGGACTGTTCCGGTTCTCCAAATGAAGAGAATAGATCTTCTGATTCTTCAAAAGTATCCCGAGTTTCTTCAGTTGTAAATTCTTTGCTCCCCTGGAGCCAATCAGAATCAGGTTCAAACGCAGCAGTATCCTGCTCTTCAGAATCAGATGTGGTATCGACAAGTTCAAGTTTTTCTGCGATATCCGTATTCAGTGGATCAAAATCCAATATTCTTAAATATGTGTCATGCACAGCATCAAAATTGCTGACCCGGGTTTCGAGTTCACTTTGCAGTTTCAAGGCGCCCAGAAAAGTGGGATCAAGGAGAAGTGTTTCTTTTACTTCGTTTTCGGATTTTTCATAATCTGTACGCTGATAGTGGCACTTTGCCAAAATGAAATGTGCCGTTGGATAGCCCGGATTTGCATCCACAGCCTTTTGGCCGAAATCAAGCGCCTTGTCCAGTTCCTGCACTTCGAGATATCGATCGGCAAGACGAGCCATCAAAAAAGATGATTCGGATTTTTTAACTTTGCTTTTTAACCACTGAATTTCATTTGTCATAGACTGCATAATAACCTCATGCCCATTCTAAGTGTTGTATATAACATACGGTTTTTATTTAAATACATCAAGCAAATATTTTCCGGTTCGGTTTACCAATTGGATACTGTCTTGTTGATAATTTCCTGTCCAATCTTTGTAAAGGCCTGTTCATAAGCATCCTGACGGGCATTCATGCCGGCCGATGGATCATACGTACCATACTGGGTAATTCGCAGCTCCACATTTCCTGATGTTTAACCTGATCTGTACAAGTCACATTCACTGTAAAATAGATTTTTATATCTTCTACGGTCTCGTTCTGATCAAAAGCGCCTGCACGCTCATTAATATTGGTAATTGTTCCACGGATCAGTACATCAGCGGCCTCTGGGTTGGTAATGCGCAGAGAACCGTCACGTGTAAATTCTGTAATCAAAGCATCGGTCAATTCCTCAACCACACCAAATTCTGCAGTATTGTTCTCCAACAAAGGGATAGCAACTGTTTTTAAATGAGCGGGCAGTGAACCTTTCACGGAATAATAGGAACAGCTGACACAGAGAACAGCGGACAGAAGGAGAACGAATAAATAGTTAGCCCTGATCATTTCTTAATCCATATTTATTAATTTTTCGGTACAGAGTACGTTCGCTCATGCCTAATATTTTGGCAGCCTGTCTTTTATTGCCGTTGGTTTTATTCAGCGCTGAATTGATCAATTCTTTTTCCATATCGGTTACAGACTCTGCACTTGATCCGTTGTAGTGGTTCTGATATTCATTCGGCAATTCCTCTCTCCAGGCGCCCAGACTCGGCTGCTGCGGGTGTCCTGAGAGCAGTAATTCTCTTAACTGAGCAATCTCACTTTTAATCTCCAACAAAGCACGCAGCAGCAATTCCTGGTCCAAATCTTCTCTGGATTTGTTCATCAGCACCGGCATATTGCGTCCTGTCTCTTCCATCGTAGTCAGGTATTTGTTGAGCGTATAGTCATCAATTTTTCGGCCGCGTTCCAGAACGATAATTTTTTCAACCAGATTTTTGAGTTCTCTTATGTTACCCGGCCATGAATAATGCTGCATAGTCTCAAGTGCGTTTTTTGTAAATCCTTCAAAATCGATATGATTCTCTTTGCAAAAATCATCGGCAAACTTTTTTGCCAGCGGCGCCACATCGCTCTGACGTTCACGCAGACTGGGAACCCGGATATGCACAGCATTCAACCGGTAATACAGATCCTGGCGAAAATGCCCGGCTTTGACCAGATCAGCCAGGTTTTTGTTTGTTGCAGTAATGACTCGTACATTCACTTTGTGCATACTGCTCCCGCCCACGCGCATGAATTCGCGTTCTTCCAGCACACGGAGCAATTTAACCTGGATAGACGTGGGCAATTCGCCGATTTCGTCCAGGAAAATGCTTCCCTGGTCGGCAAGTTCAAAATATCCTTTTCTCTGGCTGGCCGCACCGGTAAAAGAGCCCTTTTCATGTCCAAATAACTCTGACTCTAATATTCCTTCCGGGATCGCGCCGCAATTCACGGTGATCAGGGGGTGATTGCGCTCTTTCGCTGCGCAGATGCATGGCTTTTGCAGCCAGTTCCTTGCCGGTGCCGCTTTCACCGGTGATCAATACCGAAATGTCAGTCGGCGCTACCTGGTCAATGGTTTCCAAAAGCTGTCGAATTGCCTCGGAATCACCCAATATTCCGACATCTTTCTGAATGTCGCGCCACTCGTCAGAATCCATAGGGTTATACTCATAATGTTGGTCAGTCAATGATCAACTCCGTTTATATGCTTGAATGGTTTCGGACAGACCGGCTTCAAGGTCATATCGGGCTTTCCAGCCCAGTTCATTTTCTGCCTTTATAACGGCAAGCACACTTTTTCGCTGTTCTCCCGGCATAGGATCTGCGTGTTTTTCAGTTAAATCTGCCTCGGCAAGTTTATTCAAAGTGTGAAAAATGGTATTTATATCTGTTTCTTGACCTGTGCCTATATTGTACGCCTCATTGTCTCCCTTGTCGAGTGCTTTTATATTGGCATCCACGATATCGCGGATAAAGACAAAGTCCCTTGTCTGTTTTCCGTCACCATTGATCACAGCTTCCCGGCCGTCCAGCATCCGTTCGAGAAAAATAGCAACCACGCCTGCTTCTCCGTGCGGATTCTGACGGGGACCATACACGTTGGCGTAACGGAGTGCGGTATAATTCAAGTCATGCGTCAAATGATAATAATACAAATATTTTTCACCAGCAAGTTTGGCCACACCATAGGGTGAACAAGGCTGCAGCCTGTGCTCTTCATCCGCGGGAAAATACTCTTGCTCCCCATAGATAACACCGCCGGAAGAAGCAAAAATTACTTTTCGGACATTATTGTTTACACAATTTTCCAATAGATTCAAAAATCCGATAATATTTACCTTTGCATCATACACGGGATTTTTAACAGACAAGCGTACATTCATCTGGGCCGCCTGATGATTGACAATATCAAACTTTTTTTCTGAAAATATCTTTTCCAGCTCTGAATTTTGTATATCCAGTTCAATAAAATCCGCATCCGGGTTGATATTTTCACGCCGTCCTGTCGAAAGATTGTCGATAATCGTTACCTGATGTCCGGCCTGAATATAAGCATCTGCTATATGAGACCCTATAAATCCGGCTCCTCCTGTCACTAATATATTCAAACGTTTCTCCTCTATATTAAGGCTTTGGCTGCAATATCTTTTCTGTAATAGGCCCCGTCAAAGGCAATCAGGTTTACATTGCGATAGACTTTTTGCATGGCACGTGAAATTGTGCTGTCAACGGCAGTAACACCCAGAACACGCCCACCATTGGTGACAATATCATTGCCGCTCTTACAAGTACCGGCATGAAAGACCATCACATCGTCTTCCCGACGGTCGATCCAGACCGTGAATTTTCTTACCTTTTTCATACTGCCCGGGATAGCCGCCTGAAGCAAGAACCACACAAACTGCGGCCCCGTTTGCGATTTTTCCAATCGATATCATTTAGATTCCCATCAATTGACGCCATGAGAACTTTTACCAGATCACTTTCCGCCATAGGCAGAACAACCTGAGTTTCCGGATCACCGAACCGGCAGTTGTATTCGAGAACTTTGGGCCCGTCATCGGTCAGCATCAATCCTGCATACAAAACACCTTTATAAGGACGTCCCTCGGCCTGCATACCTTTCAACGTTGGTTCCATGACGGTGGTTTTTATAGTTTTTAGCATCTCTTCGGTCATACACGGGGTCGGGGCATATGCCCCCATACCGCCGGTATTCGGTCCCTGGTCATTGTCAAAAATTCGTTTATGATCTTGTGAAGGCAGCATATACACCAGATTTTCACCATCACACAAAGCCATGATTGAAACTTCACTGCCTTGCAGCATTTCTTCGATAACCACTTTTTCACCAGCAGAACCGAATGCACGGTCTTTCATGATCAAATCCAGAGCTTTTGAAGATTGCTCCAGATTCTGACATACGATGGCGCCCTTGCCTGCCGCCAGTCCGTCAGCTTTGACAACAATCGGTCCTTTGTTATAATTTAAGAATTCACTGGCCTTGTCATAATCAGTAAACGTTCGATACTGGGCGCTGGGGATCTCGTATTTTTTCATAAAATCTTTGCAGAAAACCTTGCTTCCTTCCAGTTCCGCGGCACGTCTTCGAGGCCCGAATATTTTCAGTCCGTTTTTCTCAAATTCATCAACAATTCCCGCGACCAGAGGCATCTCCGGCCCAACAATTGTCAAGTCAATTTTGTTTTTCGAGGCATATTGAATGAGCCGTTTCGTATTCATGACAGAAATACTCTCACATTCTGCCACTTTTGCGATTCCGGCATTGCCGGGAGTGCAATAAATCTTTTCCACATAAGAACTTTGATTGAGTTTCCATACCAGGGCGTGTTCACGTCCGCCGCTGCCAATGACCAATACCTTCATGATGTTTCCCTCATACAAGTCATTAAATGATTAAAAGCATAAATTTCATTATTTTCAATCCGCAAGCACATCGATCTGATCCCGCAATTTGGCCGCCTGTTCAAATTCCAGGCGTGAAGCAGCATCCATCATTTTCTTTTCAAGTTCAGAAAGTACCTTGTTCTTTTCTTCAAGAGACATTTGTTTCCAGGCTTCAATATCCATATCTTTTTCAACAGATGACTGTTTTTTGCCGTATTCTGCTTTGGCATCAGCAACCGATGTAGACCCCAGCACCTGATCCGTGGATTTATAAATGGTTTTCGGTGTGATGCCATGTTCCTCATTGTATCGCATCTGTATTTTACGTCGACGCTCGGTTTCGTCAATGGCATATTGCATGGACTTTGTAACTTTGTCTGCATAGAATATAACCGTCCCCCCCACATTGCGCGCAGCGCGTCCTGCAGTCTGGATAAGAGAACGTTCAGAACGCAGGTAGCCCTCTTTGTCCGCATCAAGAATGGCTACCAGTGATACTTCCGGCAAATCCAGACCTTCTCGAAGCAGATTAATGCCGACCAGGACATCAAATTTTGCCAACCGCAGATCGCGGAGAATACCTACACGATCAAGTGAAGTTATTTCCGAATGCAGATACCGAACCTTGATCCCAGCAGAAGCAAGATAATCGGTCAGGTCTTCCGACATGGCTTTGGTCAGAGTGGTGACCAGCGTGCGCTCTTTTTTATCAACCCGCAGGTTAATCTCCTGGACAAGATCATCAATCTGACCTTCTACAGGTTTCACCACAATCTCCGGATCCATCAATCCCGTTGGACGGGATAATCTGTTCAACCACAACTCCCTCTGATTTTTCGATTTCGTAATCTCCCGGAGTTGCCGAGACGAACACAGCCAGATTAATTATCGTTTCGAATTCCTTAAAATTAAGCGGCCGATTGTCCAGAGCTGAGGGCAGCCGAAATCCATATTCAACCAGATTCTCTTTTCGGGACCGATCGCCAAAATACATGCCGCGAATTTGCGGTACGGTCACATGCGATTCGTCGATGATCAGTAAAAAATCATCCGGAAAGTAATCAATTAACGTAGACGGACGCTCACCGGGTTTGCGGCCGGACATGTGACGCGAATAATTCTCAACGCCCGAGCAATACCCGATTTCCCGAATCATTTCGAGATCATAATGGGTACGCTGCTCCAGTCGCTGTGCTTCGACAAGTTTGTTTTGTTCGCGGAGTTCTGCAAGCCGTTCCTCCAATTCCTGTTCGATGCTGACAATCGCACTTTCCAGCCGTTCATAGGGCGTGACGAAATGCTTGGCCGGATAAATCATCACTCGCTCCATATCTTCAATCACGTCACCGGTCAACGCATTCACCGTGCACAAGCGTTCAATGACATCGCCCCACATTTCTATCCGAATGGCTTTCGGTTTCAGAAGCCGGGATCACTTCAATGATATCTCCGCGCACCCGAAAGGTACCACGCTCAAACGCAATGTCATTGCGTACATACAATATATCAATCAATTTTCGAAGAATAGTATCTCGATTGATGGTCTGTCCCTTGTCCAGGAACAGATTCATCTTCATCCAATCTTCCGGCGACCCCAACCCTAAATACAGGAAACTGAAGCGACAATAATCACATCGTTACGAGTCAACAGAGAAGCGGCAGCCTTTAAACGCAGCCTGTCTATTTCATCATTGATAGAGGTGTCTTTTTCGATATAGGTATCCGTTGTGGCGATATAGGCTTCGGGTTGATAATAGTCATAATAACTGATAAAATATTCAACCGCATTGTCAGGAAAAAAGGACTTCATCTCTCCATAAAGCTGGGCAGCCAGGGTTTTATTATGGGACATGATCAGAGTCGGCTTGTTCAGATTGGCGATCACATTGGCCATGGTAAAGGTCTTGCCGCTGCTGGTTACACCTAAGTGTTGGAAACGGTCACCTCTGACCAAGCTTTCGTGTCAGCTCTGAGACAGCTTGAGGTTGATCCCCCTCCAGTTGATAATCTGATTTCAGTGAAAATGTTTTTTTCATATATATGAAAGAGATCCCTGATTTCGTATTATGTATGACAATAATATACTACCAATCTGTCAAATTGTCAATAGTCAAATAGAGGCACACCTTTTGCAACTCAACAAAAAACTTGGAGTTCCCGAGAAAAACATGTATCTTTCTAATCCGCAAAATTCATCGAATCAGAAATGGTGTTATGAAAACGTCTGTAATGGTATTGCTTCTTCTCCCTCTCGGCCTTTTAGCCTCAACGCGATCGATATGGGTGACCCGCTGGGACTATGCATCAGCTTCCGATATAGAAAAAATAATTGAAAATTCAGCAGAGCTAGGATTTGACAGGGTATTATTCCAGGTTTGGAGGCAACAGCGCCTGTTTGTTATCCGTCCCGCTATGAACCCTGGAGTTCGCGTTTTGGAGAGATAGATCCCGGGGTGGGATCCATTGCAGACTGCAATCCTTCGCGGCACATCATCATCATATTGAACTGCATGCCTGGCTCAATGTTTATCCCGGCTGGCGCGGCAGCAAACCTCCGGAACATCCTGAACAGCTATATCACAAACATCCCAGCTGGTTTGTGGTCGATCAATTCGGCGACCCGCAAATACTGAATAACAGTTATATGTGGCTCTCCCCCACCCATCCGGGGGTTCAACAACACATTCTCAATATCTGCAAAGAACTGGTGAGTGGCTACGATATTGATGGTATTCATCTGGATTACTGTCGCTACCCGGGGCCGAATTATTCCTACGATGACAAATCCGTGGATTTGTTCAAATCCATTTATAAAGAATTGCCTCAGAACATTTCATTTTCCTGGCGGAACTGGCGACAAAATGCAATCACCGATCTGATTGCCTCCATTCACTCGATGCTGCATGCACAGAAACCCGACATTTGTCTGAGCGCTGCGGTCATTGGTGATCCGCAGCGCAGAAAAACGTTATTCTTGCAGGAAACAGAGGTCTGGATGAAACGCGGGATCCTCGATGCCGTTTATCCCATGCTGTACACTCAGGATATGCGTTCCTTTAACATTTGGTGAATGATTACATGAAAAAGCGAAATAACTGCAGTGTTCACGCGGGTCTTTATGTGTATCAGCCGGCTGTTCTTGAAAACAGTGTCGATTATGCCGAAAAATCCGGGTGCCAGGACTTTGCCGTCTTTCGTACAGCCGTTTAAGTTCACATCACGCCGTTCACCCGGTATATGCATCATATCTGAAAAACCGTAAATCAGATAAAGTCACACCAGACATTGCAATAATAAAAACCATTCCGGAAAAAATTCACCGATGGAGAACCGTTTCGCATCGCAGTAAAAGTCAAATCAAACCCTGCGCTCCCGAACCTTTCAACAGGTAAAAACCAAAACCTCGTTTTAATCTACGCAAATGAATTGCCGAATCCTGCTCCCCGTCATGCAAATATGAGCCCCGTACCCCATTCAACGGAATGGTTTATCACAGACCAACAGATCATTCTCCCTGAATCCCGGCAGATCAAACTGTGTATTGTTATTTTTGATGAAACCGGCTCCTGGAGTGCCCGCAATACCAGCAAAATATGGTCTATTAAAGCCCAGAATGTCAAATTTTCCGCACCTGATCTAACGCAGCCCGCAAGGCTGATGCACAATCTGATCTGAAATAAACGTCCAGTCCCTGTCAGAACCAAGTGTGAATGACTTATTTTCGTTTCAACTTGTTTAGAATCTTTTGTCCCACCATTCTATCTGCTGAAGATATAATATTTTTAACAACATCCAGCACATCATCATCTCCGGGCCAATAAGAACGAACCAGTTCCGGGTCTGATTTATTGATCAGGCTATTCAACACCAAAGCGACCAGTACAATATCATCCAATATTCCACCGGCCCCAACAAGCCCTCCGGGATTAAATCCAAAGGCGAAATAAAATAGGCGATAACAGCCATTAATTTGATACGTTCGGACTTGCGGAACTTGCGGTCTGGACGCAAGTTTCCACACCAGTATAAAACAAATCAGGCGCCCACAGGATATATTTACTCCAGGGATGTTCTTCAGCTTCACGACTCTCCGCCCATTTTACGACCTTTTGCCTTAATTTTTGATAAAAATCATGTTTTTTATCTGTCATTAATCCACCTCGATCATTCATTCAAGACATACTCGGGATCAAAATACATTTTCATAGCTCTTACCGGCATCATTCAAATGACACTAGTACAACAGATACTGATCACGTGTTTCAAGAAACGAACTCATAAAGGCCTGGAGGTCCTGATAAATGAAATCCAGATTTCGTCCCTCCTCTATCATGGGTTGTACCCTGTCGGTTCCTATCGCCTTTTCGAACATTCCGATACGTTCCGGCTTGAACTGAAAGGAATCCGGGTATTGTTTCCGGAGCAAAAGCATAATCGCGATTTGAGTGCGCATGGGCCGGAATTCTTTGAAATTTAAAATATGCATCTGAACCCCCTGCAGCGACTTTGATTTCCAGTCGGTATAATAAGGACTGTAATGAACGGGGCGAAAACGCACACCCGCTAAATCGATATTGTTCAAATCAGCCGCAAATGACTCGGCATTAATAAAAGAGGCGCCGATGAGTTCAAACGGCATTGTGTACCCTACGCCCTCATTTACAACCTGGAGTTCACCCAGACATCCCAGAGCCGCCAGGTAAAACGCGGTTTCAGGATTCGGTACATGCGGAGATGTGGGCACCCACGGCAGCCCCGTTTCTTTAAAAATCATAGAGCGCTGCCAGTTCTGCATTGGCACAACATGACAGTCACAGTTGATGTTAAATTCAGAATTAAAATAAAGCGCAAGCTCGCCGATGGTCATGCCGTAAATATACGGAATAGGATAAACCCCGATAAATGATTCAAACCTTTTTTCAAGCATGGGACCTTCTATTAGAGTGCCTCCCAAGGGATTGGGGCGGTCCAGCAGCAAAAATGGAATATCATGTTCAGCTGCAGCCTGCATGCAATAGGCCATTGTGGTAATATAAGTATATGCCCGCGATCCAATATCCTGCATATCAAAGATAAGGATATCCAGGTTCTCCAGCATTTTTGCTGTGGGATGTCTGAAACTTCCATAGAGACTGTACACCGGACATCCGGTCTTTTCATCAATCCTGTCCCGGACAAAATGTCCGGCAGCGCGCATTGCCGCGTACCCCGTGTTCCGGCCCGAATAAGGCTTTCAGCTCAGCCTCGGGGTGATGATGCAGGGTATCGATGGTAGAGATCAGATTCATGGTCACTCCGGTCGGATTGGTGATCAATCCGATCCGCTTACCGCTAACCCGGTGCATTTCCTCTCTCAATAGCACATCAATCCCGGGAACAACAGACTGGACCTGTTTATCCTGGACAGTAATTTGTGGC
Proteins encoded in this region:
- a CDS encoding tetratricopeptide repeat protein, producing the protein MQSMTNEIQWLKSKVKKSESSFLMARLADRYLEVQELDKALDFGQKAVDANPGYPTAHFILAKCHYQRTDYEKSENEVKETLLLDPTFLGALKLQSELETRVSNFDAVHDTYLRILDFDPLNTDIAEKLELVDTTSDSEEQDTAAFEPDSDWLQGSKEFTTEETRDTFEESEDLFSSFGEPEQSPEEPFTSETLTSEEEKSFETDELTSDDAFSLGHSENEKEEAQKLDLDQPGYEEEESHFTELLDDIFSPNFDEEQTDKSSPELDQKEESDEAMEFDQDDLFADDSEDEDMTPEEKILQDAGNEDFDFPGVFSMIEDEDEKEEPYNPFEEPEEASSASVNAEEDESEAFKSSDEDSLNDFLASLDINDPTSGSDSDEDEEAFKPEPPAAKEAFKPEPPAAKEPVEPPQKSHAENENDSENFVTPTLGEIYAAQGQYAKAIEVFKTLISKNPNNEWYQSKIDFLQKKLDESEE
- a CDS encoding LptE family protein; the protein is MIRANYLFVLLLSAVLCVSCSYYSVKGSLPAHLKTVAIPLLENNTAEFGVVEELTDALITEFTRDGSLRITNPEAADVLIRGTITNINERAGAFDQNETVEDIKIYFTVNVTCTDQVKHQEMWSCELPSMVRMIHRPA
- a CDS encoding sigma-54 dependent transcriptional regulator — its product is MNCGAIPEGILESELFGHEKGSFTGAASQRKGYFELADQGSIFLDEIGELPTSIQVKLLRVLEEREFMRVGGSSMHKVNVRVITATNKNLADLVKAGHFRQDLYYRLNAVHIRVPSLRERQSDVAPLAKKFADDFCKENHIDFEGFTKNALETMQHYSWPGNIRELKNLVEKIIVLERGRKIDDYTLNKYLTTMEETGRNMPVLMNKSREDLDQELLLRALLEIKSEIAQLRELLLSGHPQQPSLGAWREELPNEYQNHYNGSSAESVTDMEKELINSALNKTNGNKRQAAKILGMSERTLYRKINKYGLRNDQG
- a CDS encoding sigma 54-interacting transcriptional regulator, whose amino-acid sequence is MTDQHYEYNPMDSDEWRDIQKDVGILGDSEAIRQLLETIDQVAPTDISVLITGESGTGKELAAKAMHLRSERAQSPPDHRELRRDPGRNIRVRVIWT
- a CDS encoding NAD-dependent epimerase/dehydratase family protein is translated as MNILVTGGAGFIGSHIADAYIQAGHQVTIIDNLSTGRRENINPDADFIELDIQNSELEKIFSEKKFDIVNHQAAQMNVRLSVKNPVYDAKVNIIGFLNLLENCVNNNVRKVIFASSGGVIYGEQEYFPADEEHRLQPCSPYGVAKLAGEKYLYYYHLTHDLNYTALRYANVYGPRQNPHGEAGVVAIFLERMLDGREAVINGDGKQTRDFVFIRDIVDANIKALDKGDNEAYNIGTGQETDINTIFHTLNKLAEADLTEKHADPMPGEQRKSVLAVIKAENELGWKARYDLEAGLSETIQAYKRS
- a CDS encoding family 10 glycosylhydrolase, which translates into the protein MQSFAAHHHHIELHAWLNVYPGWRGSKPPEHPEQLYHKHPSWFVVDQFGDPQILNNSYMWLSPTHPGVQQHILNICKELVSGYDIDGIHLDYCRYPGPNYSYDDKSVDLFKSIYKELPQNISFSWRNWRQNAITDLIASIHSMLHAQKPDICLSAAVIGDPQRRKTLFLQETEVWMKRGILDAVYPMLYTQDMRSFNIW
- a CDS encoding DUF1343 domain-containing protein; the protein is MRAAGHFVRDRIDEKTGCPVYSLYGSFRHPTAKMLENLDILIFDMQDIGSRAYTYITTMAYCMQAAAEHDIPFLLLDRPNPLGGTLIEGPMLEKRFESFIGVYPIPYIYGMTIGELALYFNSEFNINCDCHVVPMQNWQRSMIFKETGLPWVPTSPHVPNPETAFYLAALGCLGELQVVNEGVGYTMPFELIGASFINAESFAADLNNIDLAGVRFRPVHYSPYYTDWKSKSLQGVQMHILNFKEFRPMRTQIAIMLLLRKQYPDSFQFKPERIGMFEKAIGTDRVQPMIEEGRNLDFIYQDLQAFMSSFLETRDQYLLY
- a CDS encoding DUF1343 domain-containing protein is translated as MKYLLFGFTCLLLLSGCNSGPQITVQDKQVQSVVPGIDVLLREEMHRVSGKRIGLITNPTGVTMNLISTIDTLHHHPEAELKALFGPEHGVRGNARCRTFCPGQD